In one window of Nicotiana tabacum cultivar K326 chromosome 12, ASM71507v2, whole genome shotgun sequence DNA:
- the LOC107825290 gene encoding NAC domain-containing protein 30-like, with translation MEMESCVPPGFRFHPTEEELVGYYLKRKINSLKIDLDVITDIDLYRMEPWDIQDRCKLGYEEQKEWYFFSHKDRKYPTGTRTNRATATGFWKATGRDKAVLSKEKIIGMRKTLVFYTGRAPNGRKSDWIMHEYRLQTSQHGPPQEEGWVVCRAFKKPTPSNNPSLESWKNASAYNCIKGTNTSYRPPSEMPSPMHYNPFNQTSNLNHQFPFNPSPHHHQDLISSQILGFENQLVELPQLDSPTISTSLATHEEEKNSYGSNCQFFDMIEAPSSSYSIPNLPLVDDDQNRMSQLLQCYPDL, from the exons ATGGAAATGGAGTCATGTGTTCCTCCAGGTTTTAGATTTCATCCAACAGAGGAAGAACTTGTTGGATACTACCTCAAGAGAAAAATTAACTCCCTCAAGATTGATCTTGATGTCATCACTGATATTGATCTCTATAGAATGGAGCCATGGGACATCCAAG ATAGGTGCAAACTGGGATATGAAGAACAAAAGGAGTGGTATTTTTTCAGCCACAAGGACAGGAAATATCCGACTGGAACGAGGACAAATAGAGCTACAGCCACTGGATTTTGGAAGGCAACAGGAAGAGATAAGGCAGTATTATCAAAAGAGAAGATAATAGGGATGAGAAAGACACTTGTTTTCTACACAGGAAGAGCTCCTAATGGAAGGAAAAGTGATTGGATTATGCATGAATATCGTCTCCAAACCTCCCAACATGGACCTCCTCAG GAAGAAGGATGGGTAGTATGCAGGGCATTCAAGAAGCCAACTCCAAGCAACAATCCAAGTTTAGAATCATGGAAAAATGCTTCTGCTTATAATTGTATCAAAGGAACCAACACAAGTTATAGACCACCTTCAGAAATGCCAAGTCCAATGCATTATAATCCATTCAACCAAACATCAAACTTAAATCATCAATTCCCTTTTAATCCATCTCCCCATCATCATCAAGATCTCATCTCTAGCCAGATACTTGGATTTGAAAATCAACTAGTTGAACTCCCACAACTTGATAGCCCCACCATTTCAACAAGTTTGGCTACTCATGAAGAAGAGAAGAATAGTTATGGGAGTAATTGCCAATTTTTTGATATGATTGAGGCACCATCTTCTTCTTATTCAATCCCTAATCTTCCATTAGTCGATGATGATCAGAATCGTATGAGCCAATTGCTTCAATGTTACCCTGATTTATAG